A single window of Dehalogenimonas sp. THU2 DNA harbors:
- a CDS encoding response regulator, translating to MKGESNQALRVLVVDDEPAILRFVGAGLEILGYKVTITSDGEEALALARAGRADIMLLDIFMSPVTGFDVLMQLREFSDLPVIAFTARSDVGDFAIKAGANAYIGKPFKPESLAEKIQEVMAKRAAV from the coding sequence ATGAAGGGCGAATCGAATCAGGCGCTCAGGGTACTGGTGGTCGATGACGAACCGGCAATACTGCGGTTCGTCGGCGCCGGGCTGGAAATTTTGGGTTACAAGGTGACCATTACGTCAGACGGAGAAGAGGCTTTAGCGCTAGCGCGGGCCGGCCGGGCTGACATCATGCTTCTCGATATTTTCATGTCGCCGGTCACCGGGTTCGATGTGCTGATGCAGTTACGGGAGTTTTCCGATCTGCCCGTCATCGCCTTCACCGCCCGGTCTGACGTGGGGGATTTTGCTATCAAAGCCGGCGCCAACGCTTATATCGGCAAGCCTTTCAAACCGGAGTCGTTGGCAGAAAAGATTCAGGAAGTGATGGCAAAACGAGCTGCGGTCTGA